The nucleotide sequence ATTTTCTCTGCTAGTTACTATGCTAGGATGTACAAGTTCAAGTTTTCAGAGACTCACCAACTGTATAACAAGAAAAAAAGTTTGAAAGGAACGAACGCTTCTACTCCTCGAAAAGCTAATATCAAGAACGCGAAGGCAATGAACGAGGTCATTGCCAAGCGGAAGAAGTTGCTAAAGCTCTGGTCTTCCATCCGAGATAAAGCACCCCCTGGCTTTCGGCAAGGCTATAATTTGAGCTATATTCTTTCAACATGCCGTTGATGGCCTCTCCAACTGATGGACTCAACGGGCATTGTGTAAATCCAGCCATCGTAAGTCTTGACTTCCACTTGCCAAAAGGTTCCTGTCTTTCCACTCTATCAGCCCCTTCACATGCTATGAGATTGACAACGTCCCGTGCAATACAATGCTCCTCTGCGCTGATCCGCAGTTTGTCATCCCTCGGACGAGCTACATCGACCGACTCAAACATTGCTTTGTGGTAATCTAGAGTTTCACGGAACCTTAGCAGGAAAGGGGCGGTATTGGTGTTCATTTCTTGTTCAACTAGGGAGACGATTTTGGGAGATAAGCTCTTGACTAATCTTAATAGGCGGTCTCGATGGTTCATAGTGCTTACACTCTCATCGGGCATGTGGTGCAACATGAAAGGGAAGTTAACCGCCAGGCTTTCTCCGTGTCTAACTTGTAGGTCCTCTAGTTTGACCTGACAGCCTGACAGTGCAGCATTATGGAATTCGAAAAGCACTCCACAGGACTCGGCAATGGTTGCTAACCTTTCACCAACTAGCTGAAGTCCTCCACCACGTGCATGAGCTGACTGGGAATCATCAACGCCTGTGATGCGGAGAAATGGAGGACCACCAGGACGACGAGCCAGATAGTGGATGAAGAACACCCATTGATTTCCCTGTGCAATTTGAAAATCGATGACGTGGATTCTACTCTCGTTCTTCATGGCTTCGCCTATGACAACATTGGCGGACATATAAGCGAACTTGAAGTAAGGGCAGATGTGATAGAGGACGTCCATGTAGGACAACAATTCTGAGCTAGTTGGTTCGTTGCACTTCAGTTTTTTGTATATGATACTACCTGATGATAATAATCGTGCTCTTAGCCCTTCCAACATATACGCACTCAGACGTTGCATAGGTTCCCCGGAAATCGATACCCTTTTCTCCAAGACACTCAGCAGAATTTCTGCAGTCGTGACATCAGCTTCTGCTACTGCTTCAGCAGAGGAAATGAGCAGATCATTTAAGTCCAATCTTGAGGCTACATCCAATACTTGATTCCGCCATGTCAAGGAAGAAGATTTTGCGACTGCATCATCGAAGGAGCAACTGCAGCTGTCATCTATATCATATTCAGGCCTTAGCAACTTATTATTCAGCTCCCTCAGCACGTGCTTCTTTCCGCTGCCATCATCAGCTCCTGAACATCCACTTGCAGATGAAATACACGCGTTCTCAAAGGAACGACGTGGCTCAGACATGCAAGACGGAGAGCATTGAGGAGAGAAAGGGCTCCTGTTGGAAGAGACGCTTACGGAAGGAGCTGCATCGTAGATGGCACAGTCAGTAACCGGAAATGAATCCATAATGAAGAACTGTTCATTCTGTGTCTTTAAAGAAATCTGTGTCCCCGAGCTGCTACTATCGTTATAAATGCTGTTGTCAAAAGCACGGCAAGGGGTGTAGTATTGCTGAACTTGCTGCATCGGCTGATGGTACAATTCATGTGCACTGCCCATCCTTCGAGGTCCCTGAGATGCTTGCATCTAACAATAAGTAACTCACTCGCTGTGAGGGTGGCAAAGGAACACACAGTGATCTGCAAATGTCGTCACTAAAACTAGTCACAACATCACAGAAACCAAAGGTTCTTTCCGAAGAGAATGACTCGGCTGAATCTGAAGCGTTAGAGCTAGAATGGATAACTCCAGTACATCGCCAACGAAACTGTCAGAGCCAGCAAAATCTGCCAAGAAAAATGATCAGTATATTTAGCGAGTTCGAACTTTTAAAACAAATACTAAAGATCACAAGAGATTTTGTCGCAATAGAACAACTAAGCCTTCCTTTTAAAGCCAAAATACAAATTTAACGGGCGGTATTCATACACAGAAAAATGGCATTATATAAAGTATGATCATTCACCATGGCCTAAACAATTCAATAAATGGAAAAACGCATATCAGATCAGTAAATCAAACAGTTTCATCAATCTTCAAACACGTCACCGTCATTAAAAGCTTGTTCTCATCACCTTGACCAAGACGCATATCGAGGAAAGATCGAGGAAAACGTTAACGGAGACTAATCAATGAAGTTGGCGTTGAAAGTCCTAATGAGGACAGATGAGACAGTTGGAATTAAATTCAACTACCTACAATTGATAAATGAACAACGAAAGTCCACAAATGCACCAGCATTGTCGGTCTATAACTCCCAAATGACGCgataaaaaacacaaaaagtaATACCGGATTTACCAAGGGTTAAAACTTATCGAAAAATACTATTGATTTTTTGTACAAAATGATATGCCTAACATCAAATATCCTTTTATAGACTAGGAACAGTGGATAAAATCTTTAAACAAAGAGGTAAATCTTCAAATTCAAACGCAATCACGAACTAGCAAGCTCGTTGAcaaattaagaatgaaaaaaaaaggtcttttcttcttttctaagGTACGCGTTGAAATTGTCGCATGATGAACAGCacctcaaaactaaaaaaatgaaatgaaaaaagaaaaagagacggTAAAAACAAACCAATTTCTCTACAAAGATAATATTATCTCATAAAGATCCGTCAGCCCTCAACAGGCGCCCTTAACCAAAGAGCTCAGATCAATTCCTgagaacgaaaaaaaaaaaaaaaactcctagTAGGGAGTGCTCGCTTTTTAATGGGTTTTACACATGCGAATCCGAATTAGTCGAAACCCCAGTGAAAGTAGCAAACACCAGGTGGAAACGAAACAACTCAGTCTCACCGATTTCTAAAGCATGCAACATTAAACCTAAGTTAGCAAAacgacattcaaaagaaaaaaaagatacaaCCTTTTGACCTTACAAATGGAAAACAGACTACTCAAACGGAAAAAAAGACTCTGCATTAATTCTTTCCTTATACCAAACGTCAACTGAACTccaaggaaaaaaatagaaacataGACCCCATATCAGAAAGGCAATAACTTTACACAAATCGCTAAAGACTAACATCACCAGAAACTAAAGACAAACATTAAACGAACCAATCGTCCAGAGAAATCAAAAACTTCCCAGTAGGACTAATTTTCCAAAAAACCGGAGTTATATATAtccaataaaagaaagaaaaaacgtAAAAGAGtaacaagaacaacataaaattaatGCAGATATAGCATCAGGAACCTTCAAAAAATtactcaaataaattttttttggaaGAATTCAGATTAAATTTATAACCTTCTTATCATCTGCCAAACAAACATTAAAAAAGCCAGAGGTCGGCGTTAAGCGTTAACAGAAACAACTTACactaattcaaaaatcaaaagttCATCGAAAATCAAAAACATCCCGGTAGGATtaattttccaagataatcaaagTATATAACACCCAATAAAGAAcgaaaaaaacacaaaaaggtAACAAAAACATCATAGAATTAACTCAGAGAATATGAAAAGATGTTCTTTTTTCAGACGAAAGCTGGAAacagaaggagagagagagaaagagagagagaggaggaAATTGCCTTCTGTTTTCTGCTGAATGAGATACAAAGAAGTTGGAGGTTATTGGGTGTACTTAAATAGTAGAAAGGCTCGAAAATAGGGGTACAAATTGACCTCATAACCATAGACGTGTCATAAAGTTTCGCGTTTTTCCCTTTAAACAGGCTGGCCTATTGACCCTTCAAATGGACTGGTTAGGTGTCGATTATTCTACctgaactatcaccaactatttatcaaaatacacctcaattatcagttattcactTTTCCTACATGAAGTATCACCATCGTTGACATGCGTTTTGGTGATAGTTCAGGTAGGAAACTCGCACACCTACTAGTTTAGGTATGGAACTCGAAAAACCGGGATACTTTAGGCGTATTTTTGACCCTTCactctattattttgtttttccatttttgttcGTCTCTTTCCCATTTATAAGGTCAAAAAGGTTGTCTCCTTATTTCTGTCGTTTGCAACTTAAGTCTATCTTACATGCTAAGTAAAAGCGAGTTTTTTTCTTCCACACTAGTGTTTGATACCTGCATTTGGGTCCTGACTAATTTGCCTTCACGCCGCATAGAAATCGATTCATACCGGGAATTATTTTCATACACAGTGCTCGAATCCAAGCCCTTTGGTTAAGCGGACGGAAGACGGATTTTATCTTACGAATAATTTTGGAGTTTAAGATTTACTTACATAGTCAAGACTCGAATACAGAAGGAAAAATTTCCCTCATAATTGTGATGTAATTGTTTAGAATGCGATAGACATGTTATAAAATTTCACGTTTTGCCCTTTATGCAGGCCGGTCTTTAATATTATAGTCTAACTTATGCATAGTCTTTGGAATATACTTAAAAAGGATTGGTAATATACAAAGTACGATCATTCACCAAGGCGTAACTGTGATGTAATTGCTTAGCAAACCATAGATGTGTGTTTTGTTAAATATCTACGTTTACTACACAATTACGAGGGCAACTTTTCCCTCTATTTTCGAGCCTTTTGACTATATAAGTAAATCCAAAAACACCGAAAGTCTTCGTATTCTCAATCAGCACAAGACAGAAGAAAAATTTCCTCTTCTCCTTCTCTCCCTCTAATTAGCAGAAGACAAAAAGGTTCCAACTTTCATCTGAGTTCTTCAAGAAGAACATCTTTCAAATTAATTCTATTCGCACATGTACACCTGACAGTTCAGGTATGACACTCGAAAAATCGAGATACTTTAGGTGTATTTTTTACCCTTCACTCTATTGGTTTTCAtttatgtttgtttgttttctatttttaaggTCAAAAAGGTTGtacctttcttatttttctttctatcgTTTGCTTAGGTTAATGCTACATGCTAGGTAGAACTAAGTTATATGTTTCCACCTAGTGTTTGATACCTACATTGGGGTCCTGACTAATTCCGGTTCGCACCGCATAAAAATCGCTCCCTACCACAAATCTTTCTCATACTCATTACTCGAATCCGAGCCCTTTGGTCAAGGGCAGTGTTATCAAAGGCCCGCTTAGTCCCTAAAGCAAGGTTAGTGCTCAACCAGTGGTGGAGCTAGGAATTTTGACGAGGGAATTCGAAAGTTTCAAACGTGGAAGCTCATGTAAGTCGAGGGGGgttcaaaattttatataatcaGTTGATTTTGAATAAGTTGTCAAAGGGAACTGTAGGACTTTAGGTATGGTGTTGAGAAGTGAAAGGGAGTTGTTGAGCGTGAATAAGGAGCAAGAGAATCAGATTGACNNNNNNNNNNNNNNNNNNNNNNNNNNNNNNNNNNNNNNNNNNNNNNNNNNNNNNNNNNNNNNNNNNNNNNNNNNNNNNNNNNNNNNNNNNNNNNNNNNNNNNNNNNNNNNNNNNNNNNNNNNNNNNNNNNNNNNNNNNNNNNNNNNNNNNNNNNNNNNNNNNNNNNNNNNNNNNNNNNNNNNNNNNNNNNNNNNNNNNNNNNNNNNNNNNNNNNNNNNNNNNNNNNNNNNNNNNNNNNNNNNNNNNNNNNNNNNNNNNNNNNNNNNNNNNNNNNNNNNNNNNNNNNNNNNNNNNNNNNNNNNNNNNNNNNNNNNNNNNNNNNNNNNNNNNNNNNNNNNNNNNNNNNNNNNNNNNNNNNNNNNNNNNNNNNNNNNNNNNNNNNNNNNNNNNNNNNNNNNNNNNNNNNNNNNNNNNNNNNNNNNNNNNNNNNNNNNNNNNNNNNNNNNNNNNNNNNNNNNNNNNNNNNNNNNNNNNNNNNNNNNNNNNNNNNNNNNNNNNNNNNNNNNNNNNNNNNNNNNNNNNNNNNNNNNNNNNNNNNNNNNNNNNNNNNNNNNNNNNNNNNNNNNNNNNNNNNNNNNNNNNNNNNNNNNNNNNNNNNNNNNNNNNNNNNNNNNNNNNNNNNNNNNNNNNNNNNNNNNNNNNNNNNNNNNNNNNNNNNNNNNNNNNNNNNNNNNNNNNNNNNNNNNNNNNNNNNNNNNNNNNNNNNNNNNNNNNNNNNNNNNNNNNNNNNNNNNNNNNNNNNNNNNNNNNNNNNNNNNNNNNNNNNNNNNNNNNNNNNNNNNNNNNNNNNNNNNNNNNNNNNNNNNNNNNNNNNNNNNNNNNNNNNNNNNNNNNNNNNNNNNNNNNNNNNNNNNNNNNNNNNNNNNNNNNNNNNNNNNNNNNNNNNNNNNNNNNNNNNNNNNNNNNNNNNNNNNNNNNNNNNNNNNNNNNNNNNNNNNNNNNNNNNNNNNNNNNNNNNNNNNNNNNNNNNNNNNNNNNNNNNNNNNNNNNNNNNNNNNNNNNNNNNNNNNNNNNNNNNNNNNNNNNNNNNNNNNNNNNNNNNNNNNNNNNNNNNNNNNNNNNNNNNNNNNNNNNNNNNNNNNNNNNNNNNNNNNNNNNNNNNNNNNNNNNNNNNNNNNNNNNNNNNNNNNNNNNNNNNNNNNNNNNNNNNNNNNNNNNNNNNNNNNNNNNNNNNNNNNNNNNNNNNNNNNNNNNNNNNNNNNNNNNNNNNNNNNNNNNNNNNNNNNNNNNNNNNNNNNNNNNNNNNNNNNNNNNNNNNNNNNNNNNNNNNNNNNNNNNNNNNNNNNNNNNNNNNNNNNNNNNNNNNNNNNNNNNNNNNNNNNNNNNNNNNNNNNNNNNNNNNNNNNNNNNNNNNNNNNNNNNNNNNNNNNNNNNNNNNNNNNNNNNNNNNNNNNNNNNNNNNNNNNNNNNNNNNNNNNNNNNNNNNNNNNNNNNNNNNNNNNNNNNNNNNNNNNNNNNNNNNNNNNNNNNNNNNNNNNNNNNNNNNNNNNNNNNNNNNNNNNNNNNNNNNNNNNNNNNNNNNNNNNNNNNNNNNNNNNNNNNNNNNNNNNNNNNNNNNNNNNNNNNNNNNNNNNNNNNNNNNNNNNNNNNNNNNNNNNNNNNNNNNNNNNNNNNNNNNNNNNNNNNNNNNNNNNNNNNNNNNNNNNNNNNNNNNNNNNNNNNNNNNNNNNNNNNNNNNNNNNNNNNNNNNNNNNNNNNNNNNNNNNNNNNNNNNNNNNNNNNNNNNNNNNNNNNNNNNNNNNNNNNNNNNNNNNNNNNNNNNNNNNNNNNNNNNNNNNNNNNNNNNNNNNNNNNNNNNNNNNNNNNNNNNNNNNNNNNNNNNNNNNNNNNNNNNNNNNNNNNNNNNNNNNNNNNNNNNNNNNNNNNNNNNNNNNNNNNNNNNNNNNNNNNNNNNNNNNNNNNNNNNNNNNNNNNNNNNNNNNNNNNNNNNNNNNNNNNNNNNNNNNNNNNNNNNNNNNNNNNNNNNNNNNNNNNNNNNNNNNNNNNNNNNNNNNNNNNNNNNNNNNNNNNNNNNNNNNNNNNNNNNNNNNNNNNNNNNNNNNNNNNNNNNNNNNNNNNNNNNNNNNNNNNNNNNNNNNNNNNNNNNNNNNNNNNNNNNNNNNNNNNNNNNNNNNNNNNNNNNNNNNNNNNNNNNNNNNNNNNNNNNNNNNNNNNNNNNNNNNNNNNNNNNNNNNNNNNNNNNNNNNNNNNNNNNNNNNNNNNNNNNNNNNNNNNNNNNNNNNNNNNNNNNNNNNNNNNNNNNNNNNNNNNNNNNNNNNNNNNNNNNNNNNNNNNNNNNNNNNNNNNNNNNNNNNNNNNNNNNNNNNNNNNNNNNNNNNNNNNNNNNNNNNNNNNNNNNNNNNNNNNNNNNNNNNNNNNNNNNNNNNNNNNNNNNNNNNNNNNNNNNNNNNNNNNNNNNNNNNNNNNNNNNNNNNNNNNNNNNNNNNNNNNNNNNNNNNNNNNNNNNNNNNNNNNNNNNNNNNNNNNNNNNNNNNNNNNNNNNNNNNNNNNNNNNNNNNNNNNNNNNNNNNNNNNNNNNNNNNNNNNNNNNNNNNNNNNNNNNNNNNNNNNNNNNNNNNNNNNNNNNNNNNNNNNNNNNNNNNNNNNNNNNNNNNNNNNNNNNNNNNNNNNNNNNNNNNNNNNNNNNNNNNNNNNNNNNNNNNNNNNNNNNNNNNNNNNNNNNNNNNNNNNNNNNNNNNNNNNNNNNNNNNNNNNNNNNNNNNNNNNNNNNNNNNNNNNNNNNNNNNNNNNNNNNNNNNNNNNNNNNNNNNNNNNNNNNNNNNNNNNNNNNNNNNNNNNNNNNNNNNNNNNNNNNNNNNNNNNNNNNNNNNNNNNNNNNNNNNNNNNNNNNNNNNNNNNNNNNNNNNNNNNNNNNNNNNNNNNNNNNNNNNNNNNNNNNNNNNNNNNNNNNNNNNNNNNNNNNNNNNNNNNNNNNNNNNNNNNNNNNNNNNNNNNNNNNNNNNNNNNNNNNNNNNNNNNNNNNNNNNNNNNNNNNNNNNNNNNNNNNNNNNNNNNNNNNNNCACTAATTTTCCAAGAAAACCATACTATATAACACCCTTTGAACAATAAAAACACAAAGGGTAACTAAAACATCATAGAACTAATCAAAAACATCATAGGATTAATCAAAAAAGatgttttttgtttaaaaaaaaggTTCAGGTGAAAGAGAAAGATTATAACCTTTTTGTCTTCTGTTTTAACACAGAGAGCAGAGAGAGAGTGAACAATAATTTTGCCTTGTGTCTTGTGCTGATTGAGCAAAAAAAGAATTTGGGAGTTCATAGGATTTTGGGAATTTATTACTTGCTTATATATAGTCAAGGGAGGACTCAAAAATATGTGAGAAAATTTAACCGCAATCGGTGTATACATCtaattaatcataattaaataattaaataaattaaaatatatattaattaattatgattaaataacataaattataaaTTCAGATATATAACATACATATACCGACTTGATGAATACACCAAACTCATATAATTTATGATAATTAAGtgattaaataaatttttcatggTTAAGTGATTAAATGAattagtaaaatatatattaattgatTACGATTAAGCaacataaactttaaattcaaacacatgacaTGTATATATCGACTTAGTGTATACaccaaaatcatgcaatttaCCATGTTAAAgtgattaaataaatttattatacttaagtaattaaatgaaataataaatgttaattaatcatgattaagtaacataaactctaaattcaaacacatgacaTGCATATATCGGTTTCGTATGTACATCAAACTCATGTCATTTACCATGGTTAAGTGATTGAATAAATTTACTATAGTTAAGTgattaaatgaattaaaatacatattaactcttttttttttatttctcatctgGTGTTCGGTACCtacattggagcccgactaatcaTTATTAAgcaacataaattttaaattcaaacacatggtATGTATATATCGGCTTGGTGTATACATCAAACTCATGCAATTTAGTgattaaataaatttatcatgGTTAAGTAATTAAATGAACTAAAAcacatattaattaattataattaaataatataaactCTAAATTCAAAGACATAAATTGCATATATCTACTTGGTATATACATTGAATGTaggtaaaaaaaaattccaaaaatagattaaaaagatTGTCTAATTATAATGTCATTGCTTACCAAAGCATAGTCATAAATTTTTCCATttctattatttaaatttaaatgagctgatttttatgttgtaataatttaatttttaatttttaatttttaatttttaatttttgcttatctgtaattgaatttatgtttgatgAGGCATAAGCTTTTCtaaaaattaaagttatagttgaatATAACTATGATATAATTGCTTAGCATATTATGAAATAAAATGCATAATAAATTTTTTTCGTTTTATTTCCCTTCTTTAAATGAACTTATCTTTACCTTATAAAtagattaatttttaatttttaccgATTAAATACGCAATAAGGAATAAGTTTTTTTAAACTGAAGTTATgttcaaatataattaataattgtGATGTGATTGCTTAGCATATTATAGTCGTGTCATAAATTTCACATTTTGTTCTAGAAagggttgaattttattttataaatatgttagttttaattttttgtagtaTTGAACTTGTGCTCAATAAAGTATATAGTTTTTCATAAATTGAAGTTATATGATATATTTGCTTAGTATAACATAGACGTGTtataaaatttcatgttttgttcTTTAAATAAGCTGAACCTCATCTCATAAaatgattgttttatttttattctttaaacgTTTTATCATTTAATcaggttgattttttatttttattctttaaatagattagttttaaatttttatccatTAACAATTAAATTTATTACGAGAAATATAACGAAAGACCCGCACAAAATATAAACACAAAAGTGCAAGTGGTTCATATAATTTAAATCTTTGAGGGTTAATGATGCATGAATTTAAATTCAATGAATctaattatttgtttttcttcatttaaatatcaATTATTTCACTTGAATGCTTCATGAAAGAGAATtctatcaattaattttttacaaaTTTTCAAAGTAGAAGAGATTGAATTTATTTGCAGTAAGATTTAACCTCTGTGACATATGCTTTGAGTCATGCATTACATCACTAAtgagtttattaaaaaaaataattacttattAAATTATGTCCCAACTCCCAATCGACACAATTAAATTTATGTTGATTAGGACATAAGTAGCTTAGAAACTAAAGTTATGTCTAAATATAACTTATATGATATTTGTTGAGTGTGCGAATCAAAGTTTTACATTGGTAGCTGAGGAGATTGGGCCGACTGAGCCCAATAATCAGTATCAGAGCTCAGGTTCGGCGAGATGAGTATGGAGATGTGATGGAGTGGTGTGTAGTGCTTGATTTACTTACCCCTGTGAGTTTGGAGATGCACACACAAAAAGTAGTTATGGGCTCCAATTGTCATAACTACTGAAACGATATGGATAGCATACAATATTGTGAATCTCGAAAATTGATTCGTGGATCATGGTGATGGGCCACACTTAGTTCGAGCGGTGAGGTTATTGGGTGTGGGTAGCGCACAATACATCTCAACATTTCAAATaatgttatcagttatttcaaataaaaaataagatagttgatcgatgaaatatctcaatctatgaatatttttatcttttcgtCCCAACAACCGACTGACCTCTAAATTCTTTTTGCCTTTCAGGGGGACTGAATCTTAACTAACTGACGCATTATAATATCAGTCTTCAGACTT is from Capsicum annuum cultivar UCD-10X-F1 chromosome 5, UCD10Xv1.1, whole genome shotgun sequence and encodes:
- the LOC107870113 gene encoding scarecrow-like protein 13; the protein is MQASQGPRRMGSAHELYHQPMQQVQQYYTPCRAFDNSIYNDSSSSGTQISLKTQNEQFFIMDSFPVTDCAIYDAAPSVSVSSNRSPFSPQCSPSCMSEPRRSFENACISSASGCSGADDGSGKKHVLRELNNKLLRPEYDIDDSCSCSFDDAVAKSSSLTWRNQVLDVASRLDLNDLLISSAEAVAEADVTTAEILLSVLEKRVSISGEPMQRLSAYMLEGLRARLLSSGSIIYKKLKCNEPTSSELLSYMDVLYHICPYFKFAYMSANVVIGEAMKNESRIHVIDFQIAQGNQWVFFIHYLARRPGGPPFLRITGVDDSQSAHARGGGLQLVGERLATIAESCGVLFEFHNAALSGCQVKLEDLQVRHGESLAVNFPFMLHHMPDESVSTMNHRDRLLRLVKSLSPKIVSLVEQEMNTNTAPFLLRFRETLDYHKAMFESVDVARPRDDKLRISAEEHCIARDVVNLIACEGADRVERQEPFGKWKSRLTMAGFTQCPLSPSVGEAINGMLKEYSSNYSLAESQGVLYLGWKTRALATSSAWQ